Proteins found in one Brachyspira murdochii DSM 12563 genomic segment:
- a CDS encoding helix-turn-helix transcriptional regulator translates to MKKNTNTCNLCHKRDKCRELCDDMKKAIRNKKNNNDIYSDATFNVFETDISKVIYTFGLSKVEDRDSKRIIIALLKKDQREMLELLAKGYTQKEIAEKLKMSQSNVSQKLNSIKKELQDSMIQIMPYIL, encoded by the coding sequence ATGAAAAAAAATACTAATACCTGCAATTTATGTCATAAGAGAGATAAATGCAGAGAGTTATGTGATGATATGAAAAAAGCAATAAGAAATAAAAAAAATAACAATGATATTTATTCTGACGCTACATTTAATGTATTTGAAACAGATATTTCTAAAGTTATATATACTTTTGGACTTTCAAAAGTAGAAGATAGAGACAGTAAAAGAATAATAATAGCATTACTAAAAAAAGACCAAAGGGAAATGCTGGAACTGCTTGCAAAAGGATATACACAAAAAGAAATAGCAGAAAAATTAAAAATGTCTCAAAGTAATGTATCTCAAAAATTAAATAGTATAAAGAAAGAACTTCAGGATTCAATGATACAGATAATGCCGTATATTTTATAA